CTCGGAGATCGGAGAAGGGGGAGCTCTGCTGGTACGGCCCGACCAGCATGTCGCCTGGCGCAACGCAATAATGGCCAGTGACCCCGAAGTCGAGTTGGAACGGGCGCTCCGGCAGATCCTCTCGATGTAGCGCGCGGACAAAAGCGGAGGGGGCGTGTGCGGTCAGCGCACGGCAGATCCAGGAGTCAGAGCCAGCGACTGACGATGATGGCCCCCGCCTGGCTACCGCTCGCCCCTACCCCTGCGTGTGCGCCCAGACGACCGCCTGGATGCGATCGCGCACCCCGAGCTTCTGCAGCAGGTTCGAGACGTGCGTCTTGACCGTCGCCTCACCGAGGAAGAGCCGCCCGGCGACCTCCGCGTTCGACATGCCCTCGGCGACAAGCGCGAGCACCTCCCGCTCGCGCTCGGTGAGTCCGACGCGCTCCATGGCGGCGTCGAGGGCCGCGGCAGCGGGATCGGTCGCGGGTGCGGTTGCCGCGGCGTCGGCGATCGGATCGGCAGCGGCGGAGGCGGTCCGCGGCGTCTCGGGTGCGATCGACCCCGCTGAGCCGTGGTCTGCCGGCCCGTGGTCTGCCGACCCACGATCCGCCGCCACCCGCTCGATGACCGCCCGGGTCACGTCGGCGCCGAGCAGCGCGTCCCCGGCCGCAAGGGTGCGAACGGCGTCGATGAGCTGCTCCGCCCGCGACGTCTTCAGCAAGAACCCGCTGACGCCGGCCGCCAGCGCGTCGAAGAGGTAGTGCTCGTGCCCGAAGGTCGTGAGGATCAGCACGCTGGTGTCGGGCCGCGCGGCGATGATCCGGCGGCTCGACTCGATGCCATCGAGACGGGGCATCTCCACATCCATGCAGATGACGTCGGGGCTGTACTCCTCCGCGAGCGCGACCGCGGCCTCACCGTCGGGGGCCTCGGCGACCACCTCGATGTCCGGCTCGGACTCGAGGATGATCCGGAACCCGGAGCGCACGAGCTCCTGGTCGTCGACGAGCATCACTCTGATCATGCGGTGGCCTCCTGCGCCTCGCCGAGCGGTACGCGGGCGCGCACCATGAATCCGCCGCGCTCGCGTCGGCCCGTGCTGACCTCGCCGCCGACGGCGCCGATCCGCTCGCGCATGCCGCGGAGGCCGAGACCCGAGCCGTTCGGGTTCGCCCCTGCACCGGAGCCCGCTCGCCCGCCCAGCGTCTGCCGCACCCCGTCGTCGGTGATCTCGACCTCCACGGCGTCGTCGCCGAACCGGAGCCGCACTTCGGCGGTGGCCCCGCGCCCGGCGTGCTTGCGCACGTTCGTGAGCGCCTCCTGCACGATGCGGTAGAGCGCGACGTCGACGAGCAGCGGCAGCGGCCGGGGCTCACCCGCGACGATGAGCGTGGTCGGCAGCCCGGAGCTCTGCGATTCGGCGACGAGCGTGCCGAGGTGCGCGATGCCCACGGTCGAGGATCCCTGCTCCGCCTCGGGAGAGCGCAGCGTGTGGACGAGGCGCCGCAGCTCGGTGACCGCGGTGTGCGCGCTCTCCTCCACGACCGCGAGAGCACGAGAGGCCTGCTCGGGATCCCGCGCGAGGCTGCGTCGCGCGGCCGCGGCCTGGATCCCCATCACCGAGACGTGGTGCGCGACGACGTCGTGCAGTTCCCGGGCGATCGTGATCCGGTCGAGCGCCACCGCCTGCTCGGCGCTCGTCTGCCGCTCGAGCTCGAGCTCGCGGCCCTGGGCCTCGAGCCGCGCGTTCGAGCGCGCCGCCCACCAGGAGCGCTCGCCGAAGATGAAGGCGCCGACGAAGTACATGAGGTTCGTGATGATCTGCAGCACCGCGAAGGTCGCGAACGCCGAGAAGATGCCGGATCGCGGGGCGCCGGGGAAGGCGTCGGGGTCGGACGACGTGATGATGAGCGCGATGACCACCCAGACGAGCATCGCGGCGGTGATCCCGAACCTCACCCAGAACCCCAGCCGGCGGTTCTGCTCCCAGGCCCCCACCGCGTAGAGCGCGATGAACAGGCAGATGTTGATGACGAGGATCTCGGGCACCTCGAACTGGCCGCAGACGAAGAAGCCGATCGCCACGACGATCGCGACTGCGGGCGGGTACCGGCGGCGGAAGGCGAGGGGCACGGTGCAGAGCGCGATGCCGAGCACGGTCAGCCAGAGCGGTGCCGGGTTCTCGTAGAAGCCCATGCGCACGTAGAGCAGCGAGGTGAGGGTCGCGGCGGCCGCGAGCGCGACCGCGAGCCACACGTCCGAGCGCAGTTCGGCCGGGCTCGGCTTCGGGCGCACCCACTCGGCATCCGGGATCGCGGTCATGGCTCAAGCGTATGGGGTGGTGCGCTCCGGCACCTCCGTCGCGCGGGGGAGCGGGCGTGGCGGGCGGGTCCTCGGGTGGGTGGCTGGGCCCTGCGTGTGCCGGTGGCGCCTGGGGGCACGCGGTTCATCCTCCAGGTGCCCCGATTCCGCCTCACGGGGGAGGTCGCGGGGTGCGCCCGCCCCATAGCGTTGAAGCAACGAAAGGAACACCATGATCGATATCGCAGGGGTCTCCCGCAGTTTCGGGGGACGCAAGGTGCTCGACGACGTGTCATTCCACGTCGACAGCGGGCGCATGACCGGGTTCGTGGGCGGCAACGGCGCGGGCAAGACGACCACGATGCGTATCATCCTCGGGGTGCTCTCCGCGGACGCCGGCCAGGTCACCCTGCACGGGTCGGCGGTCACCCCCGCCGATCGCGCGCGCTTCGGGTACATGCCCGAGGAGCGGGGGCTCTACCCCAAGATGAAGGTGCTCGAGCAGCTCATCTACCTCGGCCGCCTGCACGGCATGAGCGCGGGATCCGCGAAGGCGTCGGCCACCGCGCTCATCGAGCGGCTCGGCCTCGGCGAGCGGGCGAACGACACCCTCGAGAGCCTGTCGCTCGGCAACCAGCAGCGCGCGCAGATCGCGGCGGCACTGGTGCACGAGCCGACCGCGCTGGTGCTCGACGAGCCGTTCTCGGGCCTCGACCCGATGGCGGTCGAGGTCGTGCTCGGCGTGCTGCGCGACTACGCGGCGCAGGGCGCTCCGGTGCTCTTCTCGTCGCACCAGCTCGACATCGTCGAGCGGCTCTGCGACGACGTCGTGGTGATCGGGGGCGGCCGGATCCTCGCCCAGGGCTCGCGCGAGTCCCTGCGCGCCGAGCATTCGGGGCGCGCCTTCGAGCTGGAGCTCGCGGGGGCCGCGGCCGACGCGGGGTGGGTTCGGGATCAGCCCGGCGTCACCGTCACGCACCTCGACGGCGGGTTCGCCCGGTTCGACGCGGAGAGCGACGCCGCTGCCCAGGCGGTGCTCGTGCGCGCGGTCGGCGCCGATCCCGCGCTCACGACGGTGCGTCGCTTCGCGCCGGTCACCCCGTCGCTCGCTCAGATCTTCAAGGAGGTAGTCCGATGACCATGCAGACCCCCACCCCTGCCTCTGCGTCCCCCGCGTCCCCGGCTGGTTCCGGCGCCGGGGGTGCCCGGAGCGGTGCGCGGCCCGTGAGCGGTGCGCAGGGCGCCTGGCTCGTCGCCGAGCGCGAGATCTCCACGCGGCTGCGCAGCAAGGCGTTCCTCATCTCGACCGGGCTGATCCTGTTCCTGGTGCTCGCGTCGGTGCTGTTCAGCGGGTTCATGGCGAACTCGGGCGGCTTCGGCGACGACACCAAGGTCGCGGCCGTCGGCACGTCGGCGGAGACCCTTTCGAGTGACGCGCTGAAGGACGCCGGGCTCGACGTGACGAAGGTCGATGACCGCGCGGCGGCGGAGGAGCTCGTGCGCTCCGGGGAGGTCGACGCGGCGGTGGTGCCGGGCGGCGACACCCCGGTGGATCTCACGGTGCTCGCACTCGAGAGCGCGCCGAGCGACCTCGTGCAGCTGCTCTCGGCCGCGCCCACGGTCGAGCTGCTGGAGCCGTCGACGACGAACCCGTTCCTCGCCTACATCATCGCGATCGGCTTCGGCATCGTGTTCATGATGAGCGCCGTCACCTTCGGAACGACCATCGCCCAGAGTGTGGTCGAGGAGAAGCAGACCCGCATCGTCGAGATCCTGCTCGCCACGGTCGCCGCCCGCACCATGCTCGCGGGCAAGATCCTCGGCAACAGCATCCTCGCGCTGTCGCAGGTGGTGGCCATCGCGGCGCTCGCGTCCGTCGGCATGCTGGCGACGGGGCAGGATCTGCTGCTCGGCGAGCTCGGGACCTCGCTGATCTGGTTCGCGATCCTCTTCGCCTTCGGGTTCGTGCTGCTCGCCGGTCTGTACGCCGCGCTCGCCGCACTGGTGTCGCGGCAGGAGGACATCGGATCGGTGACCAGCCCGGTCATGATGCTCGTGATGCTGCCCTACATCGCTGTGATCATCTTCAACAACAACCCGCAGGCGCTCGCGATCATGAGCTACATCCCGTTCTCGGCGCCCGTGGGCATGCCGATGCGGATGTACCTCGGCACCGCCGAGTGGTGGGAGCCGCTGATCTCGGTCGGGATCCTGATCGTCTCTATCGCGATCGTGCTCTGGATCGGCTCGCGGATCTACAGCAACTCGATCCTGCGGACGGGCACGCGCGTGAAGCTCGCGGACGCGATCCGAGGGTAGGGGAGTACCGGCCGCCATCTGTGTTGCGGGGTCAGTTTGGGGGAGTGTCGCACGCTCAACACTCCCCCAAACTGACCCCGCTTCAGGTGGGGGTGGGGCGCTAGCCTGATCCCATGGCATCAGCGATCGATTGGGCGGCACTGCGGGAGGCGGCGAGCGGTGCCGCGTCCCTTGCGTACGCCCCGTACTCCGGATACCCCGTCGGCTGCGCGGCGCTGGTCGACGACGGCCGGATCGTGACCGGCTGCAACGTCGAGAACGCCAGTTACGGCGTGACGCTCTGCGCCGAGTGCGCGATGATCGGGCAGCTGCATCTGGGCGGCGGCGGCCGCCTCGTGGCGTTCGACTGCGTCGACGGTGCCGGGCGCACCATTACGCCGTGCGGGCGCTGTCGGCAGCTGCTGTTCGAGGCCGCGGCGCCGGGTCTGGTGCTGAACACGCCCGCCGGGGTGCGGACCATCGCCGAGATGCTGCCGGACGCGTTCGGGCCGGAGGCGCTGGGGTAGAGGCGCCGGGGCTGGGGGCGCCGGGGTCGCGGGTGCCCTGCGCGGCTCGGGGTCCGGATCCGGGGCCAATCATGCACCGATTTCGACCCAGACGCGTGCAAGAGTGGCCCGCGAACGCGATCGCGCCCGATGCGTGCGGACCTGATGGGCACACGGATAGGTTGGTGGTGACCCTTCTGTGATCTGCGAATCATCGATCCCGAACGAAACGAGGCCGCACCATGATTCTTGCATTTTCCGTCGCGCCGTCTGGAACCGGAAGAGAAGACGGCTCGGTGCACGACGCGGTCGCCGCGGCGGTCCGGGTCGTGCGCGAGTCGGGGCTGCCCAACCGGACCTCGTCGATGTTCACCGAGATCGAGGGGGAGTGGGACGAGGTCTTCGACGTGGTGAAGCGCGCGACCGAGGCCGTGGCGCCGTTCGGATCGCGGGTCTCGCTCGTCATGAAGGCCGACATTCGGCCGGGGTTCACG
Above is a genomic segment from Leucobacter rhizosphaerae containing:
- a CDS encoding thiamine-binding protein, whose translation is MILAFSVAPSGTGREDGSVHDAVAAAVRVVRESGLPNRTSSMFTEIEGEWDEVFDVVKRATEAVAPFGSRVSLVMKADIRPGFTGELDAKLDRLEAALEDPSEDMG
- a CDS encoding response regulator transcription factor, with the translated sequence MIRVMLVDDQELVRSGFRIILESEPDIEVVAEAPDGEAAVALAEEYSPDVICMDVEMPRLDGIESSRRIIAARPDTSVLILTTFGHEHYLFDALAAGVSGFLLKTSRAEQLIDAVRTLAAGDALLGADVTRAVIERVAADRGSADHGPADHGSAGSIAPETPRTASAAADPIADAAATAPATDPAAAALDAAMERVGLTEREREVLALVAEGMSNAEVAGRLFLGEATVKTHVSNLLQKLGVRDRIQAVVWAHTQG
- a CDS encoding cytidine deaminase, translated to MASAIDWAALREAASGAASLAYAPYSGYPVGCAALVDDGRIVTGCNVENASYGVTLCAECAMIGQLHLGGGGRLVAFDCVDGAGRTITPCGRCRQLLFEAAAPGLVLNTPAGVRTIAEMLPDAFGPEALG
- a CDS encoding ABC transporter ATP-binding protein, coding for MIDIAGVSRSFGGRKVLDDVSFHVDSGRMTGFVGGNGAGKTTTMRIILGVLSADAGQVTLHGSAVTPADRARFGYMPEERGLYPKMKVLEQLIYLGRLHGMSAGSAKASATALIERLGLGERANDTLESLSLGNQQRAQIAAALVHEPTALVLDEPFSGLDPMAVEVVLGVLRDYAAQGAPVLFSSHQLDIVERLCDDVVVIGGGRILAQGSRESLRAEHSGRAFELELAGAAADAGWVRDQPGVTVTHLDGGFARFDAESDAAAQAVLVRAVGADPALTTVRRFAPVTPSLAQIFKEVVR
- a CDS encoding sensor histidine kinase encodes the protein MTAIPDAEWVRPKPSPAELRSDVWLAVALAAAATLTSLLYVRMGFYENPAPLWLTVLGIALCTVPLAFRRRYPPAVAIVVAIGFFVCGQFEVPEILVINICLFIALYAVGAWEQNRRLGFWVRFGITAAMLVWVVIALIITSSDPDAFPGAPRSGIFSAFATFAVLQIITNLMYFVGAFIFGERSWWAARSNARLEAQGRELELERQTSAEQAVALDRITIARELHDVVAHHVSVMGIQAAAARRSLARDPEQASRALAVVEESAHTAVTELRRLVHTLRSPEAEQGSSTVGIAHLGTLVAESQSSGLPTTLIVAGEPRPLPLLVDVALYRIVQEALTNVRKHAGRGATAEVRLRFGDDAVEVEITDDGVRQTLGGRAGSGAGANPNGSGLGLRGMRERIGAVGGEVSTGRRERGGFMVRARVPLGEAQEATA
- a CDS encoding ABC transporter permease, translated to MTMQTPTPASASPASPAGSGAGGARSGARPVSGAQGAWLVAEREISTRLRSKAFLISTGLILFLVLASVLFSGFMANSGGFGDDTKVAAVGTSAETLSSDALKDAGLDVTKVDDRAAAEELVRSGEVDAAVVPGGDTPVDLTVLALESAPSDLVQLLSAAPTVELLEPSTTNPFLAYIIAIGFGIVFMMSAVTFGTTIAQSVVEEKQTRIVEILLATVAARTMLAGKILGNSILALSQVVAIAALASVGMLATGQDLLLGELGTSLIWFAILFAFGFVLLAGLYAALAALVSRQEDIGSVTSPVMMLVMLPYIAVIIFNNNPQALAIMSYIPFSAPVGMPMRMYLGTAEWWEPLISVGILIVSIAIVLWIGSRIYSNSILRTGTRVKLADAIRG